Proteins encoded by one window of Aspergillus chevalieri M1 DNA, chromosome 6, nearly complete sequence:
- the NOB1 gene encoding rRNA-binding endoribonuclease (BUSCO:EOG092620U5;~COG:O;~EggNog:ENOG410PG29;~InterPro:IPR039907,IPR014881,IPR036283,IPR033411, IPR017117;~PFAM:PF08772,PF17146;~go_function: GO:0004521 - endoribonuclease activity [Evidence IEA];~go_process: GO:0000469 - cleavage involved in rRNA processing [Evidence IEA];~go_process: GO:0042274 - ribosomal small subunit biogenesis [Evidence IEA]), protein MTEATNPKASPKPVYTIVLDAGPILKNTPPLSTLLAQCEELITTPAVVREIRDPDARARVETLYLPFLKQRSPNPKSVAVLSEFARKTGDRSVLSKTDIEVLALAYEIECERNGGDWRLRSVPGQKQVNGKPPVKEEEKKDEKEGEQETEDKPQSADVDAVTESLNATTLENGAPQPEQESTPATETVEEPEAKDPDAQDGEESDGGEWITPSNLKKRQIRDESASTSTAPEPKVMQVATMTTDFACQNVLLTMNLNLLSTTTLQRIRHLKSFIKRCHACFLTTKDMNKQFCPRCGKDTLTRVSCTTDANGQFTMHLKKNMTWNTRGNRYSIPKPVAGSSSGKWKGGGGKGGWGTELVLAEDQKEYMRASAEQARRQRKERDLMDEDYLPGILTGERNKQGGRLKVGAGRNVNSRKR, encoded by the exons ATGACAGAGGCAACGAatccaaaggcttctcccaaGCCCGTCTACACCATCGTCCTCGATGCCGGTCCCATCCTCAAAAATACCCCGCCGCTTTCCACCCTCCTAGCACAGTGCGAAGAACTCATCACCACACCGGCCGTCGTCCGTGAAATCCGCGATCCCGACGCCAGAGCGCGCGTCGAAACCCTCTACCTCCCGTTCCTGAAGCAGCGATCGCCGAACCCGAAGAGCGTGGCTGTCCTGAGCGAATTCGCCCGGAAGACCGGTGATCGCTCGGTTTTGAGTAAAACCGATATCGAAGTGTTGGCGCTTGCATATGAGATTGAGTGTGAGCGGAATGGTGGCGATTGGCGGTTAAGGAGTGTACCGGGGCAGAAGCAGGTTAATGGAAAGCCTCCggtgaaggaggaggagaagaaggatgagaaggaaggagaGCAGGAGACTGAGGACAAGCCTCAGAGCGCAGATGTTGACGCTGTTACTGAGAGTTTGAATGCGACTACTTTGGAGAATGGAGCACCACAGCCGGAGCAAGAGTCGACTCCTGCGACAGAGACCGTAGAGGAACCTGAAGCGAAGGATCCAGATGCTCAAGATGGCGAGGAGTCGGATGGAGGAGAGTGGATTACTCCCTCGAACTTGAAGAAACGACAGATCCGTGACGAATCGGCTTCGACATCTACGGCGCCTGAGCCGAAGGTTATGCAGGTCGCAACCATGACCACTGACTTTGCA TGCCAAAACGTTCTTCTTACAATGAACCTGAACTTGCTTTCTACCACAACCCTGCAGAGAATCCGTCACCTCAAGTCCTTCATCAAGCGCTGCCACGCCTGCTTCCTCACCACCAAAGACATGAACAAGCAATTCTGCCCGCGCTGCGGAAAAGACACCCTTACGCGCGTCTCCTGTACCACAGACGCCAACGGCCAGTTTACAATGCACCTTAAGAAGAACATGACATGGAACACTCGTGGCAACCGCTACAGTATCCCCAAGCCCGTCGCTGGTAGCTCCAGCGGGAAATGGAAAGGTGGCGGAGGTAAAGGTGGATGGGGAACCGAGCTTGTTCTCGCTGAAGACCAGAAGGAGTACATGCGAGCCTCGGCCGAGCAGGCTCGTAGACAACGCAAGGAGCGGGACCTTATGGACGAGGACTATCTGCCTGGTATTCTGACGGGCGAGCGAAACAAGCAGGGTGGCCGTCTTAAGGTGGGCGCTGGCCGGAATGTCAACTCGAGGAAGCGGTAA